One genomic region from Paracoccus pantotrophus encodes:
- a CDS encoding extensin family protein yields the protein MRGLAPMLVAMAALLAGPASGQDAPAPRPDHPAADRPAPRPEPEAEAEAEVAPEPAAEPVPEPETPENAAAEAAPAAPAPTGPPIRATLRESDFDHSACLLELTLLGADYSEAPPILDPDQRDCGIDRPVLLRQPLPGIEIPGGAPMRCDLARHLAHWLRDFVRPAAALLPGQPRLVALEPGSTYQCRPTVGTAGESLSEHAFGNAFDIAAFRFDDGSRIEVGPRQDNGDLQEAFQRAARGTACLHFTTVLGPGANAAHDDHLHLDIKARRGGFRLCQ from the coding sequence ATGCGCGGGCTGGCGCCGATGCTGGTGGCGATGGCCGCGCTGTTGGCCGGCCCGGCATCGGGGCAGGATGCGCCTGCCCCGCGTCCCGACCATCCCGCCGCCGACCGCCCCGCGCCCCGGCCGGAACCCGAGGCGGAGGCAGAGGCAGAGGTAGCGCCCGAGCCGGCTGCCGAGCCCGTCCCGGAGCCCGAGACCCCGGAGAACGCCGCAGCAGAGGCCGCACCCGCAGCCCCTGCCCCGACCGGCCCGCCGATTCGTGCGACCCTGCGCGAAAGCGATTTCGATCATTCCGCCTGCCTGCTGGAACTGACGCTGCTGGGCGCCGATTACAGCGAGGCGCCGCCGATCCTCGACCCCGATCAGCGCGATTGCGGCATCGACCGCCCGGTCCTGCTGCGCCAGCCCCTGCCGGGGATCGAGATTCCGGGCGGCGCGCCCATGCGCTGCGACCTGGCGCGGCACCTGGCGCATTGGCTGCGCGATTTCGTCCGCCCCGCCGCGGCGCTGCTGCCGGGCCAACCGCGGCTGGTGGCGCTGGAGCCGGGCTCGACCTATCAATGCCGGCCGACCGTCGGGACCGCGGGCGAGAGCCTGTCGGAACATGCCTTCGGCAACGCTTTCGACATCGCCGCCTTCCGCTTCGACGACGGCTCCCGCATCGAGGTCGGCCCGCGCCAGGACAACGGCGACTTGCAGGAGGCCTTCCAGCGCGCGGCGCGCGGCACCGCCTGCCTGCATTTCACCACCGTCCTCGGGCCCGGGGCCAATGCCGCGCATGACGACCACCTGCACCTGGACATCAAGGCCCGGCGCGGCGGCTTTCGGCTGTGCCAATAG
- a CDS encoding FlgB family protein: MFDRIDTLRMASSLTAHAAERQKLIARNVANADTPGFRSRDLAGFAETYRSQRTTGMRVSRPGHLAGAGWGAGSARIADAGGEPAPNGNSVSLEDEMFRSAAAKRQFDLSLAVTKSSLALVRTSLGRRG, encoded by the coding sequence ATGTTTGACCGTATCGACACCCTGCGGATGGCCAGTTCGCTGACGGCCCATGCCGCCGAACGGCAAAAACTGATCGCCCGGAACGTCGCCAATGCCGACACCCCCGGCTTCCGGTCACGCGATCTTGCCGGCTTTGCCGAAACCTATCGCAGCCAGAGGACCACGGGCATGCGCGTCTCGCGGCCGGGGCATCTGGCGGGGGCCGGCTGGGGGGCGGGCTCCGCGCGCATCGCCGATGCCGGTGGCGAGCCCGCGCCCAACGGCAACTCCGTCTCGCTCGAAGACGAGATGTTTCGCAGCGCCGCCGCCAAGCGCCAGTTCGACCTGTCGCTGGCGGTGACCAAGTCCTCGCTTGCGCTGGTCCGCACCAGCCTTGGCCGCCGCGGCTGA
- the flgC gene encoding flagellar basal body rod protein FlgC: MTQPLSATELAVSGMKSQAVRLRHISENIANADTPGYRRKLVAFQEQVDFGRPTGAVAAGPTRLDRRELPRVYDPAHPMADDGGYYAGSNVDLIVEIADAKEASRSYEANLRVFEQSRQMGSSLLDLIRR, encoded by the coding sequence ATGACCCAGCCGCTTTCCGCGACCGAACTGGCCGTGTCGGGGATGAAATCCCAGGCCGTGCGCCTGCGCCATATTTCGGAAAACATCGCCAATGCCGACACACCCGGCTATCGCCGCAAGCTGGTGGCGTTCCAGGAACAGGTCGATTTCGGCCGCCCGACCGGCGCGGTCGCCGCGGGGCCGACCCGGCTGGACCGGCGCGAATTGCCGCGCGTCTACGACCCCGCGCATCCGATGGCCGACGACGGAGGCTATTACGCGGGCTCCAACGTGGACCTGATCGTCGAGATCGCCGACGCGAAAGAGGCAAGCCGCAGCTACGAGGCCAATCTGCGCGTCTTTGAACAATCCCGCCAGATGGGCAGTTCGCTGCTGGATCTGATCCGCCGCTAA
- a CDS encoding Crp/Fnr family transcriptional regulator has product MAITEYFVRYLQRRDLLSESDIACLRAIPTQHVCFRPGEVIVPRGRMARRSCMMLRGMSARQHELVGRPGERVITALHVPGDFVDLHAFVLAGLEHDVISVGESEVEFVDHAELRQITQNFPHLTRLLWMSTAIDAAIHRQWLVAAASLRSSAHLAHLLCELYTRLASVGAAQDHRFTLPLLQRELADILGYTPIHVNRAVRDLRADGLIRWIGTEVEILDWQRLARLARFDPEYLELGRARR; this is encoded by the coding sequence ATGGCCATCACCGAATATTTCGTCCGATATTTGCAAAGACGAGACCTGCTTTCCGAATCCGATATTGCCTGCCTGCGCGCCATTCCGACCCAGCATGTCTGCTTTCGTCCCGGCGAGGTGATCGTGCCACGCGGGCGGATGGCCAGGCGCAGCTGCATGATGCTGCGCGGCATGTCGGCCCGCCAGCATGAGCTGGTCGGGCGTCCGGGCGAGCGGGTGATCACCGCCCTGCATGTTCCGGGGGATTTCGTGGACCTGCACGCCTTCGTGCTGGCGGGGCTGGAACATGACGTGATCTCGGTCGGTGAATCCGAGGTCGAGTTCGTCGATCATGCCGAGCTGCGGCAGATCACCCAGAACTTCCCGCATCTGACCCGGCTCTTGTGGATGTCCACCGCGATCGACGCGGCGATTCACCGGCAATGGCTGGTCGCGGCCGCTTCGCTGCGCTCCAGCGCGCATCTGGCCCATCTTCTATGCGAGCTTTACACGCGGCTGGCCAGTGTGGGCGCGGCGCAGGACCACCGCTTCACCCTGCCGCTGCTGCAAAGGGAACTGGCCGACATCCTGGGCTATACGCCGATCCATGTGAACCGCGCCGTGCGCGACCTGCGCGCCGACGGGCTGATCCGCTGGATCGGCACCGAGGTCGAGATCCTCGACTGGCAGAGGCTGGCGCGGTTGGCGCGGTTCGATCCCGAATATCTGGAACTGGGCCGGGCCCGGCGCTAG
- a CDS encoding site-specific DNA-methyltransferase translates to MTKLDTKSRAAARTLPLNQILAGDCIEVMNALPEASVDLIFADPPYNLQLKGELHRPDNSRVDAVDDHWDQFSGFAAYDRFTCDWLAAARRILKPDGAIWVIGSYHNIFRVGAELQNQGFWILNDVVWRKANPMPNFRGKRLTNAHETMIWASKSEGAKYTFNYEALKSLNEGVQMRSDWVLPICTGSERLKDAGGAKAHPTQKPEALLHRILVGSTNPGDVVLDPFFGTGTTGAVAKMLGRDFIGIEREQAYREVAEKRLARIRKFDSEAIATLKPKRAEPRVPFGQVVERGMLRPGEELYSLNNRHKAKVRADGSLIGNDVKGSIHQVGAALEGAPSCNGWTYWHFRREGRMVPIDILRQQIRAEMEADKGRAH, encoded by the coding sequence ATGACCAAGCTTGACACCAAATCCCGCGCCGCGGCGCGAACCCTTCCGCTCAACCAGATTCTCGCCGGCGATTGCATCGAGGTCATGAATGCGCTGCCCGAGGCCAGCGTCGACCTGATCTTTGCCGACCCGCCCTATAACCTGCAGCTGAAGGGCGAACTGCACCGGCCGGACAATTCCCGCGTCGATGCGGTGGACGACCATTGGGATCAGTTTTCCGGCTTTGCCGCCTATGACCGCTTTACCTGCGACTGGCTGGCGGCGGCGCGGCGCATCCTGAAGCCGGACGGGGCGATCTGGGTCATCGGCTCCTATCACAACATCTTCCGCGTCGGGGCCGAGCTGCAGAACCAGGGTTTCTGGATCCTGAACGACGTGGTCTGGCGCAAGGCCAACCCGATGCCGAATTTCCGCGGCAAGCGGCTGACCAATGCGCATGAGACGATGATCTGGGCCAGCAAATCCGAGGGCGCGAAATACACCTTCAACTACGAGGCGCTGAAATCGCTGAACGAGGGCGTGCAGATGCGGTCGGACTGGGTGCTGCCGATCTGCACCGGCTCCGAGCGGCTGAAGGATGCCGGCGGCGCCAAGGCGCATCCGACCCAGAAACCCGAGGCGCTGCTGCACCGCATCCTGGTCGGATCCACCAATCCCGGCGACGTGGTGCTGGACCCGTTCTTCGGCACCGGCACCACCGGCGCCGTGGCCAAGATGCTGGGCCGCGATTTCATCGGCATCGAGCGCGAACAGGCCTATCGCGAGGTGGCCGAGAAGCGGCTGGCCCGCATCCGCAAGTTCGACAGCGAGGCCATCGCCACCCTCAAGCCCAAGCGCGCCGAGCCGCGGGTGCCCTTCGGCCAGGTGGTCGAGCGCGGCATGCTGCGGCCGGGCGAGGAGCTTTATTCGCTCAACAACCGCCACAAGGCCAAGGTGCGCGCCGATGGCAGCCTGATCGGCAATGACGTGAAGGGCTCGATCCACCAGGTCGGCGCGGCGCTGGAAGGGGCTCCCAGCTGCAACGGCTGGACCTATTGGCATTTCCGGCGCGAGGGACGGATGGTGCCCATCGACATCCTGCGCCAGCAGATCCGCGCCGAGATGGAGGCCGACAAGGGCCGCGCCCACTGA
- a CDS encoding MFS transporter, with translation MFRGQGVSATAWTVLVAISLCHMINDIMQSMLAAIYPLLREEFALSYWQIGMMTFAFQVTASLLQPVVGMVTDRNPMPRSLAVGMGSTFIGVLLLALAHEYWVLLSGAMLIGIGSAVFHPESSRVARIASGGRFGTAQSLFQLGGNFGSALGPLLAAFIVVPLGRPSVAIFSIAAMAGSAILWRIGSWADGRRKAAAARPAEALPFTRQRVALAIVVLALLTFTKNIYTASISSYYTFFLIEKFGLSTQHAQVMLFLFLGGMAAGVMLGGLVGDRVGPLKVIWFSILGILPFTLVLPHVGLVATGLLTVVIGVILASAFPAIVVFAQELVPGRTGMIAGIFFGFAFGMGGIAAAVLGVIADAKGIEFVYQICSYLPLMGLLTIFLPRMGRL, from the coding sequence ATGTTCCGCGGCCAGGGCGTTTCCGCCACGGCCTGGACGGTACTGGTGGCGATCAGCCTGTGCCACATGATCAACGACATCATGCAGTCCATGCTGGCCGCGATCTATCCCTTGCTGCGCGAGGAATTCGCGCTGTCCTATTGGCAGATCGGCATGATGACCTTTGCGTTCCAGGTCACCGCCTCGCTCTTGCAGCCGGTGGTGGGCATGGTGACGGATCGCAACCCGATGCCGCGTTCGCTGGCGGTGGGCATGGGCTCGACCTTTATCGGCGTGCTGCTGCTGGCGCTCGCGCATGAATATTGGGTGCTTCTGTCGGGGGCGATGCTGATCGGCATCGGTTCGGCCGTGTTCCATCCCGAAAGCTCGCGCGTGGCCCGCATCGCCTCGGGCGGGCGATTCGGCACGGCGCAGTCGCTGTTCCAGCTGGGCGGCAATTTCGGATCGGCGCTGGGGCCGCTTCTGGCCGCCTTCATCGTGGTGCCGCTGGGCCGGCCCTCGGTCGCGATCTTCTCGATCGCCGCCATGGCGGGATCGGCGATCCTGTGGCGGATCGGCAGCTGGGCCGACGGGCGGCGCAAGGCCGCCGCCGCGCGTCCCGCCGAGGCCCTGCCATTCACCCGGCAGCGGGTGGCGCTGGCCATCGTGGTGCTGGCGCTGCTGACCTTCACCAAGAACATCTACACCGCCAGCATTTCCAGCTATTACACCTTCTTCCTGATCGAGAAATTCGGGCTCAGCACCCAGCATGCGCAGGTGATGCTGTTCCTGTTTCTGGGCGGCATGGCGGCGGGCGTCATGCTGGGCGGGCTGGTCGGCGACCGGGTCGGTCCCTTGAAGGTGATCTGGTTCTCGATCCTGGGCATCCTGCCCTTTACCCTGGTCCTGCCGCATGTCGGGCTGGTCGCGACCGGGCTTCTGACCGTGGTGATCGGGGTGATCCTGGCCTCGGCCTTTCCGGCCATCGTGGTCTTTGCGCAGGAGCTGGTACCGGGGCGGACCGGGATGATCGCCGGTATCTTCTTCGGCTTCGCCTTCGGCATGGGCGGGATTGCCGCCGCGGTGCTGGGGGTGATCGCGGATGCGAAGGGGATCGAATTCGTCTACCAGATCTGCTCCTATCTGCCGCTGATGGGTCTGCTGACCATCTTCCTGCCGCGGATGGGGCGTTTGTAG
- a CDS encoding GntR family transcriptional regulator yields the protein MIELPRHLAQALSAEAQDRKRRNMTWQAVQEEVLTRIHDGQWPEGELIPTEAELATEFGCARATVNRALQTLAQSGVLERRRKVGTRVAQHPRVQMVRFLLKREIEAAGKAYGYALLDYQECAPPADVAQAMLLRTDDSLLRVRARFSADEAPYCCEERWINNYATPGLTREALVQMSPCEWLLGHVPINRASMAIGATLAGSGFIAEALGLAPGDPVLLAERIDWLNNMPVSLTRRYFPQHHRFAATI from the coding sequence ATGATTGAACTTCCCCGCCACCTGGCACAGGCGCTTTCGGCCGAAGCACAAGACCGGAAGCGCCGCAACATGACCTGGCAGGCCGTCCAGGAAGAGGTTCTGACCCGCATCCACGACGGCCAATGGCCCGAGGGCGAGTTGATTCCGACCGAAGCCGAACTGGCGACCGAGTTCGGCTGCGCCCGCGCCACCGTGAACCGCGCCCTGCAGACCTTGGCGCAAAGCGGCGTCCTGGAACGCCGGCGCAAGGTCGGAACCCGCGTCGCGCAGCATCCGCGCGTGCAGATGGTGCGCTTCCTGCTGAAGCGCGAGATCGAGGCGGCGGGCAAGGCCTATGGCTATGCGTTGCTGGACTATCAGGAATGCGCGCCCCCGGCGGATGTCGCGCAGGCCATGCTGCTGCGCACCGATGACAGCCTCTTGCGGGTCCGGGCCCGGTTCAGCGCCGACGAGGCGCCCTATTGCTGCGAGGAACGCTGGATCAACAACTATGCCACCCCCGGCCTGACGCGCGAGGCGCTGGTGCAGATGAGCCCCTGCGAATGGCTGCTGGGCCATGTGCCGATCAACCGCGCCAGCATGGCGATCGGGGCGACGCTGGCCGGTTCGGGCTTCATCGCCGAGGCGCTGGGACTGGCGCCGGGCGACCCGGTCCTGCTGGCCGAACGGATCGACTGGCTGAACAACATGCCGGTTTCGCTGACGCGGCGCTATTTCCCGCAGCATCACCGCTTCGCCGCCACGATCTGA
- a CDS encoding alkane 1-monooxygenase codes for MQTAFRSRLIDALPFWLSLGMVPLFLIAARFGSWWFLLMPVYAWYLMTLLDAILGPNEENPDTETPEAQLFWYRAITIIWFPIQAAMIFGAIWHVTRSDLAGWEKLGLFFGVGVASGTIGIVYSHELLHQKNRLERWMGDLLLASTLYSHFRTEHLLVHHSWVATPRDAVSARYNEGFFRFFLRVLAQCPKSAWAAEARRLTRAGRSKFDRRNPFWRYAALQLAMLALAAALGGWQGVLLFLWQAFIAIWQLELTNYVEHYGLTRKYLGEGRYEHVLPRHSWNSAHTATNWLLINLQRHSDHHYKPDRRFPLLQNYSEDEAPQLPMGYPAMTFLAMVPPLWRRRMNPRVRAWRRQFYPEITDWQPYNRGELPMPRGAL; via the coding sequence ATGCAAACCGCTTTTCGTTCCCGTCTGATCGACGCCCTGCCCTTCTGGCTTTCGCTGGGCATGGTTCCCCTTTTCCTCATTGCCGCGCGTTTCGGCAGCTGGTGGTTTTTGCTGATGCCGGTCTATGCTTGGTATCTGATGACCTTGCTGGACGCGATCCTGGGCCCGAACGAGGAAAACCCCGACACCGAAACCCCCGAGGCGCAATTGTTCTGGTATCGCGCCATCACGATCATCTGGTTCCCGATCCAGGCGGCGATGATCTTCGGCGCCATCTGGCATGTCACGCGCAGCGACCTCGCCGGCTGGGAAAAACTGGGGCTGTTCTTCGGGGTCGGCGTGGCCTCGGGCACCATCGGCATCGTCTATTCCCATGAATTGCTGCACCAGAAGAACCGGCTGGAACGCTGGATGGGCGACCTGCTTCTGGCCTCGACGCTTTATTCGCATTTCCGCACCGAACACCTGCTGGTGCATCACTCCTGGGTGGCGACGCCGCGCGACGCGGTCTCGGCCCGTTATAACGAGGGGTTCTTCCGCTTCTTCCTGCGCGTTCTGGCCCAATGCCCGAAAAGCGCATGGGCGGCCGAGGCGCGGCGGCTGACCCGAGCCGGCCGGTCGAAATTCGACCGCCGCAACCCGTTCTGGCGCTACGCTGCGCTGCAACTGGCGATGCTGGCGCTGGCGGCGGCGCTTGGCGGCTGGCAGGGGGTTCTGCTGTTCCTCTGGCAGGCCTTCATCGCCATCTGGCAACTTGAGCTGACCAATTACGTCGAACATTACGGGCTGACGCGCAAATACCTGGGCGAGGGCCGCTATGAACATGTGCTGCCGCGCCACAGCTGGAACAGCGCGCACACGGCAACGAACTGGCTGCTCATCAACCTGCAGCGCCATTCCGACCATCACTACAAGCCCGACCGCCGCTTTCCTCTGCTGCAAAACTACAGCGAGGACGAGGCGCCGCAATTGCCGATGGGCTATCCGGCCATGACCTTCCTAGCCATGGTTCCGCCCTTGTGGCGGCGGCGGATGAACCCCCGCGTCCGGGCCTGGCGGCGGCAGTTCTATCCCGAGATCACCGATTGGCAGCCCTATAACCGCGGCGAGCTGCCGATGCCGCGCGGCGCGCTCTAG
- a CDS encoding flagellar hook-basal body complex protein FliE: protein MISSPTIAATSAATAYDRARHAVAPAAGLPQGVTNAATDFARVMERVDLAATGAMTGKTETHDLVHSIAQAEIALETVVAIRDKVVEAYQEILRMPV from the coding sequence ATGATTTCTTCACCGACAATCGCCGCCACCTCCGCCGCAACCGCCTATGACCGCGCCCGCCATGCCGTCGCCCCGGCCGCGGGCCTGCCGCAGGGTGTGACCAACGCCGCGACGGATTTTGCCCGCGTGATGGAACGGGTCGACCTGGCCGCCACCGGCGCCATGACCGGCAAGACCGAGACGCATGACCTGGTCCACAGCATCGCCCAGGCCGAGATCGCGCTCGAGACCGTGGTGGCGATCCGCGACAAGGTGGTCGAGGCCTATCAGGAAATCCTGCGCATGCCGGTCTGA
- a CDS encoding ureidoglycolate lyase: MTTTIKARPITAEEFAPYGELLTPREAPSKMINAGRCERHHALATVERGGGEAIISIFRSEPVRLPYDCTLLERHPLGSQAFVPLGPDPWLSIVAPDQGGRPGAPIAFLVPAGMGVNLRAGVWHGVLTPLDRPADFLVVDREGEGVNLEEVEIAPVTVEA, encoded by the coding sequence ATGACGACGACGATCAAGGCAAGGCCGATCACGGCCGAGGAATTCGCTCCCTATGGCGAGCTGCTGACCCCACGCGAGGCGCCCAGCAAGATGATCAATGCCGGGCGCTGCGAGCGCCATCACGCCCTGGCCACGGTCGAGCGCGGCGGCGGCGAGGCGATCATCTCGATCTTCCGCTCCGAGCCGGTGCGCCTGCCCTATGACTGCACCCTGCTGGAGCGGCATCCGCTGGGCTCGCAGGCCTTCGTGCCGCTGGGGCCGGATCCCTGGCTGTCGATCGTCGCCCCCGACCAGGGCGGCCGGCCGGGCGCGCCGATCGCCTTTCTGGTGCCGGCAGGCATGGGCGTGAACCTGCGGGCCGGGGTCTGGCACGGCGTGCTGACGCCGCTGGACCGGCCGGCCGATTTCCTGGTCGTGGATCGCGAGGGCGAGGGCGTGAACCTGGAAGAAGTCGAGATCGCCCCCGTCACCGTCGAGGCATGA
- a CDS encoding L,D-transpeptidase family protein, producing MQILLDRAGISPGVVDGWRGGMSESAIMAFQRRSGLPMTGRMDHAVWELLQGYAAAPLTTTYTITEEDAAGLVDRIPPDYAEKAAMTSQGYTSVLEKLAERFHMDEKFLAKLNPGARFQPGETIHATVPAKPIRATVTRIIVDKETRRVAAYDAKGNMVADYPATVGSSDTPSPHGNHVVDAVALNPTYTYNPHRNFKQGENDRVLIIPPGPNGPVGNVWIDLSEPTYGIHGTATPSQLFLNQSHGCVRLTNWDAWELAHMVKPKVTTVEFLPPGVRIADVTGISPVAAATQTAAVAAIAGTRPLARGDRLPPAASAAMAIPAAATAAEAAAATAATVVTPEPLVITPAGPAPDEPLVPETAPTLPAQDEPEYPSDAVLPESLPGQAPGSVTLYPQAGQP from the coding sequence GTGCAGATCCTGCTGGACCGCGCCGGCATCTCGCCCGGCGTGGTGGACGGCTGGCGCGGCGGCATGAGCGAAAGCGCCATCATGGCCTTCCAGCGCCGCTCGGGCCTGCCGATGACCGGGCGCATGGATCACGCGGTCTGGGAACTGCTTCAGGGCTATGCCGCCGCGCCGCTGACCACGACCTATACCATCACCGAGGAGGACGCGGCCGGCCTGGTAGACCGCATCCCCCCGGACTATGCCGAAAAGGCCGCGATGACTTCGCAGGGCTATACCAGCGTGCTGGAAAAGCTGGCCGAACGGTTCCACATGGACGAAAAGTTCCTGGCCAAGCTGAACCCCGGCGCCCGCTTCCAGCCCGGCGAGACGATCCATGCCACCGTGCCCGCCAAGCCGATCCGCGCCACCGTCACCCGCATCATCGTGGACAAGGAAACCCGCCGCGTCGCCGCCTATGACGCCAAGGGCAACATGGTCGCGGATTACCCGGCCACGGTCGGTTCGTCCGACACCCCCTCGCCCCATGGCAATCATGTCGTGGACGCGGTGGCGCTGAACCCGACCTATACCTACAACCCGCATCGCAACTTCAAGCAGGGCGAGAACGACCGGGTGCTGATCATCCCGCCGGGACCGAACGGACCGGTCGGCAATGTCTGGATCGACCTGTCCGAGCCGACCTATGGCATCCACGGAACCGCCACGCCCTCGCAGCTGTTCCTGAACCAGTCGCATGGCTGCGTGCGGCTGACCAACTGGGACGCATGGGAACTGGCGCATATGGTCAAGCCCAAGGTGACGACGGTCGAGTTCCTGCCCCCCGGCGTACGGATCGCCGACGTGACCGGCATCTCGCCCGTGGCGGCGGCGACGCAGACCGCGGCGGTCGCGGCCATCGCCGGAACCCGCCCGCTGGCCCGCGGCGACCGGCTGCCGCCGGCCGCATCCGCGGCGATGGCCATCCCCGCCGCCGCGACCGCGGCCGAGGCCGCCGCTGCAACCGCCGCCACCGTGGTCACACCCGAACCGCTGGTCATCACCCCCGCCGGCCCGGCCCCGGACGAGCCGCTGGTCCCCGAGACGGCCCCCACCCTGCCCGCACAGGACGAGCCAGAATACCCCTCGGACGCGGTGCTGCCGGAAAGCCTGCCCGGACAGGCACCGGGCAGCGTGACGCTGTATCCCCAGGCCGGACAGCCCTGA
- a CDS encoding ribonuclease HII codes for MSLPDYSLEDAALRGGAQLVAGVDEVGRGPLAGPVTAAAVILDAACIPEGLNDSKKLTAKRREALAELIMARCDWAVGHASVEEIDRLNILRASHLAMCRAIAGLRRRPCLVLVDGNMLPRELDLPGQAVVGGDARCLSIAAASILAKLLRDRIMVDLAQQHPGYGWEANAGYPTPAHRRALLDLGVTPYHRRSFAPVHKILCKEEIASR; via the coding sequence ATGAGCCTGCCCGACTATTCCCTGGAGGATGCCGCGCTGCGTGGTGGGGCGCAGTTGGTTGCCGGCGTGGACGAGGTCGGGCGCGGGCCGCTGGCCGGTCCGGTCACGGCGGCAGCGGTGATCCTGGATGCCGCCTGCATCCCCGAGGGGCTGAACGATTCCAAGAAGCTGACCGCCAAGCGCCGCGAGGCGCTGGCCGAGCTGATCATGGCGCGCTGCGACTGGGCCGTCGGCCATGCCAGCGTCGAGGAGATCGACCGGCTGAACATCCTGCGTGCCTCGCATCTGGCGATGTGCCGGGCCATCGCCGGGCTGCGCCGGCGGCCCTGCCTGGTGCTGGTCGACGGCAACATGCTGCCGCGCGAGCTGGACCTGCCGGGGCAGGCGGTGGTCGGCGGCGATGCGCGTTGCCTGTCCATCGCCGCGGCCTCGATCCTGGCGAAACTGTTGCGCGATCGCATCATGGTGGATTTGGCGCAACAGCATCCCGGATACGGCTGGGAGGCGAATGCCGGTTATCCGACCCCGGCGCATCGCCGGGCGCTGCTAGATCTGGGCGTGACCCCATATCATAGGCGCAGCTTTGCCCCGGTCCACAAGATATTGTGTAAAGAAGAAATCGCAAGCCGTTGA
- a CDS encoding FliI/YscN family ATPase yields the protein MQSIATRIRRVRLTRHFGQVSAIQAGVILAGGLNSHASLGDRVVFLMRSGENLGGEIIALHADQAAILPEGPMDGLSIGTRVELVFAPMLAPANGWIGRIIDPFGRPLDGRPLVAGGEERGFRPAPPPAALRNRLGGRLDTGLAVFDTLLPLVRGQRMGLFAGSGVGKSTLLSALAQGVSADVVVIALVGERGRELREFVEETLGEAGMARAVVVVATSDQSPLMRRRCAWAAMTVAEHFRDQGRHVLFLADSITRFAEAHREIALAAGESPSYRGFPPSTSHLIMLLAERSGPGPEGSGDITAIFSVLVAGSDMEEPVADILRGVLDGHVVLDRAIAERGRFPAVDVLRSVSRSLPQAASAAENALIARARATLGTYAESELMIRAGLYAPGSDPRLDEAVRLYPALDAFFTRQGADAGQSFALLAEALGVPAPKPG from the coding sequence ATGCAATCTATCGCGACGCGGATACGGCGGGTCCGCCTGACCCGGCATTTCGGCCAGGTCAGCGCGATCCAGGCCGGGGTGATCCTGGCGGGCGGGCTGAACAGCCATGCGTCCCTGGGTGATCGCGTCGTCTTTTTAATGCGTTCCGGCGAAAACCTCGGCGGCGAGATCATTGCGCTGCATGCCGACCAGGCGGCGATCCTGCCCGAGGGGCCGATGGACGGGTTGTCGATCGGCACGCGGGTCGAGCTGGTTTTTGCGCCGATGCTGGCGCCGGCGAATGGCTGGATCGGGCGAATCATCGACCCTTTCGGCAGGCCCCTCGACGGCCGTCCTCTGGTCGCCGGCGGCGAGGAACGCGGCTTTCGGCCCGCCCCGCCGCCGGCCGCCCTGCGCAACCGGCTGGGCGGGCGGCTGGATACCGGGCTTGCGGTCTTCGACACGCTGCTGCCCCTGGTGCGCGGCCAGCGGATGGGGCTGTTCGCCGGCTCGGGCGTCGGCAAGTCGACGCTGCTTTCGGCGCTGGCCCAGGGGGTCTCGGCCGATGTCGTGGTGATCGCGCTGGTGGGCGAGCGCGGGCGCGAACTGCGCGAATTCGTCGAGGAGACGCTGGGTGAGGCAGGGATGGCCCGCGCCGTCGTGGTGGTGGCGACCTCGGATCAGTCGCCGCTGATGCGGCGGCGTTGCGCCTGGGCGGCGATGACGGTGGCCGAGCATTTCCGCGACCAGGGCCGGCATGTGCTGTTCCTGGCCGATTCGATCACCCGCTTTGCCGAGGCCCATCGGGAAATCGCCTTGGCGGCGGGGGAAAGCCCCAGCTATCGCGGCTTTCCGCCCTCGACCTCGCATCTGATCATGTTGCTGGCCGAGCGTTCCGGGCCGGGCCCCGAGGGGTCGGGCGACATCACCGCGATCTTCAGCGTGCTGGTCGCCGGCTCGGACATGGAGGAACCGGTGGCCGACATCCTGCGCGGCGTGCTGGACGGCCATGTCGTGCTGGACCGCGCCATCGCCGAGCGCGGGCGGTTCCCGGCGGTGGACGTGCTGCGCTCGGTCTCGCGTTCCCTGCCGCAGGCGGCCAGTGCGGCCGAGAACGCGCTGATCGCGCGGGCGCGGGCGACGCTGGGCACCTATGCCGAATCCGAGCTGATGATCCGCGCCGGGCTTTATGCGCCGGGCTCGGACCCCCGGCTGGACGAGGCGGTGCGGCTTTACCCGGCCCTGGACGCCTTCTTCACCCGGCAAGGCGCCGATGCGGGGCAAAGCTTTGCGCTCTTGGCCGAGGCTCTGGGCGTTCCGGCGCCGAAACCGGGCTGA